A genomic region of Gloeocapsa sp. DLM2.Bin57 contains the following coding sequences:
- a CDS encoding CBS domain-containing protein — MVMKASEIMTTDVITIRGSATVAEAVRLMKENAIHALIVARRDDEDAYGIVTDSDVVYKVVAYGKDPKKVRVYEIMTKPCIVINPDLSVEYVARLFAQTGLHRAPVIQNKLLGIISTTDILTKANFVEQPRVILLEERIQKAKEAARAICAEKGPTSRECAAAWDIVEELQATAAHQKAERLEKTYFEEYCEENPDALEARMYDS; from the coding sequence ATTGTGATGAAAGCGTCAGAAATTATGACTACGGATGTAATTACTATTCGTGGTTCAGCTACAGTAGCCGAAGCAGTCCGTTTAATGAAAGAAAATGCTATTCACGCTCTAATTGTAGCTAGACGTGATGATGAAGACGCCTATGGCATTGTTACTGATTCTGATGTAGTTTATAAAGTAGTCGCTTACGGCAAAGATCCTAAAAAAGTTAGGGTTTATGAAATTATGACCAAACCCTGCATAGTCATTAATCCTGATTTATCGGTAGAATATGTAGCTCGTTTATTCGCTCAAACTGGTTTACATCGCGCTCCTGTCATTCAAAATAAATTATTAGGGATTATCTCTACTACCGATATTTTAACTAAAGCTAATTTTGTCGAACAGCCTAGAGTTATTCTCTTAGAAGAAAGAATCCAAAAAGCAAAAGAAGCAGCTCGCGCTATTTGTGCTGAAAAAGGTCCTACTTCTCGTGAATGTGCTGCAGCTTGGGATATTGTAGAAGAACTACAAGCCACGGCAGCTCACCAAAAAGCGGAAAGATTAGAGAAAACCTATTTTGAAGAATACTGCGAAGAAAATCCCGACGCTTTAGAAGCAAGAATGTACGATAGCTAG
- a CDS encoding photosystem I reaction center protein subunit XI, with translation MALTQPLDDPQVGNVATPINASGFTKALINNLPAYRQGLSPNRRGLEVGMAHGYFLYGPFALLGPLRDTEMGDLAGLVAAVSLVTILTIALSLHAAVRTGNATETLTTPLPPAEFGTKEGWSEFASGFLIGGCGGAAFAYFLATTPLLQAFLTR, from the coding sequence ATGGCTCTAACTCAACCTCTTGATGATCCTCAAGTTGGCAACGTAGCAACTCCCATCAATGCTTCCGGTTTTACTAAAGCATTGATTAATAATTTACCCGCTTATCGTCAAGGATTATCTCCTAATCGTCGTGGTTTAGAAGTCGGTATGGCTCATGGATACTTCTTGTATGGTCCTTTCGCCTTACTCGGTCCTCTACGTGATACAGAAATGGGAGATTTAGCTGGTTTAGTAGCTGCAGTAAGCTTAGTTACTATTCTAACTATTGCTCTATCTCTCCATGCTGCTGTACGTACAGGTAATGCAACCGAAACTCTAACCACCCCGCTTCCTCCCGCAGAATTCGGTACTAAAGAAGGCTGGAGCGAGTTTGCTAGTGGTTTTCTTATTGGTGGTTGTGGTGGAGCTGCTTTTGCTTATTTTTTGGCAACAACTCCATTACTACAAGCTTTTCTGACCAGATAA
- a CDS encoding photosystem I reaction center subunit VIII: MTGAYAASFLPTVLVPLLPVAAFAVMGLLFLYVETDAEGEA; the protein is encoded by the coding sequence ATGACTGGTGCATACGCTGCTTCCTTTTTACCCACTGTTTTAGTTCCTTTACTTCCTGTAGCTGCGTTTGCGGTTATGGGCTTGTTATTTCTCTATGTAGAAACTGACGCTGAAGGAGAAGCTTAG
- a CDS encoding Rpn family recombination-promoting nuclease/putative transposase, whose product MYDNVCKFLAENFSTDLASWLLSESVEFTVLEPTELLVEPIRADSLIFLSSPDLILHIEFQTLPSEDIPFRMTDYRLRLYRRFPQKRIHQVVIYLKPSNSSLVYQNSFELPGLTYTYNVIRLWEIPSAELLSKPGLLPLAVLSQTENRVRVLEEVAKRVETIEDIKLKSNLAATSAILAGLVLDKIIIKRLLREEIMKESVMYQEIRSSAFAEGIKEGIKEGIKEGRQQGIEQGIEQGRQKEANLLVKLLKRRLGEIPENLTRQVLNLSSEELENLGEALLDFQTQTDLVNWLNSNL is encoded by the coding sequence ATGTATGACAATGTTTGTAAGTTTCTCGCGGAAAACTTCTCTACAGATTTAGCTTCCTGGTTGTTAAGTGAATCTGTAGAATTTACTGTACTTGAACCTACGGAGTTACTAGTTGAACCGATTAGAGCTGATAGTCTCATTTTTTTAAGTTCACCTGATCTGATTTTACATATCGAATTTCAAACCTTGCCATCAGAAGATATACCCTTTCGGATGACTGACTATCGTTTGAGATTATATCGTCGTTTTCCCCAGAAAAGAATCCACCAAGTGGTTATCTATCTAAAACCAAGCAATTCATCTTTAGTCTATCAAAATAGTTTTGAACTACCTGGATTGACCTATACTTATAATGTAATCAGACTTTGGGAAATACCTTCAGCAGAATTACTCAGTAAACCAGGTTTATTACCATTGGCAGTATTATCTCAAACTGAAAATCGAGTAAGAGTGTTAGAAGAAGTAGCTAAAAGAGTAGAAACAATAGAAGATATTAAGCTTAAAAGCAATTTAGCTGCGACATCAGCCATTCTCGCAGGCTTGGTTTTAGATAAAATAATCATTAAGAGATTACTCAGGGAGGAAATTATGAAAGAATCAGTAATGTATCAAGAAATTAGGTCTTCTGCTTTTGCTGAGGGGATTAAAGAAGGGATTAAAGAAGGGATTAAAGAAGGAAGACAACAAGGTATTGAACAAGGTATTGAACAAGGAAGACAAAAAGAAGCAAATTTACTAGTTAAATTACTTAAGCGACGTCTTGGGGAAATTCCTGAAAATTTAACTAGACAAGTCCTTAACCTATCTTCAGAAGAATTAGAAAACCTTGGGGAAGCGTTATTAGACTTTCAAACTCAAACTGATTTAGTTAATTGGTTGAACAGTAATCTGTAA
- a CDS encoding ferredoxin, which produces MFIHHDGKKVYNVTFVNQALGLNKTIQVRDDQYILDAAEQQGINLPVSCRTGMCINCAGRIVKGEVDQDHDFLKPKELEAGFLLTCKSYPLSDCVILTHQEEELLDL; this is translated from the coding sequence ATGTTTATTCACCATGACGGCAAAAAAGTTTATAATGTCACTTTCGTTAATCAAGCGCTCGGTTTAAACAAAACTATTCAAGTGCGTGATGATCAGTATATTCTTGATGCTGCAGAACAACAGGGGATAAATTTACCCGTATCCTGTCGCACTGGTATGTGTATCAATTGTGCAGGTAGAATCGTTAAAGGAGAAGTAGATCAAGATCACGACTTCTTAAAACCTAAAGAATTAGAAGCAGGTTTTCTCCTGACTTGTAAATCCTATCCCCTCTCTGATTGTGTTATTCTTACTCACCAAGAGGAAGAATTATTAGATTTATAA
- a CDS encoding argininosuccinate synthase, which produces MVRANKVVLAYSGGVDTSVCIPYLMNEWGIKEVITLAADLGQGEELGPIQAKALQCGAKESLVANAVETFVKDYAFPSIQANALYENRYPLSTALARPLIAKLLVDAAREYGADAVAHGCTGKGNDQVRFDVAIMALAPDLKVLAPAREWGMSREQTIAYGEKFGIESPVKKSSPYSIDRNLLGRSIEAGPLEDPMVEPPEEIYLMTKAIADTPDEPEYITITFEQGIPTQLDGVSLDPVSLVTQLNEIAGKHGVGRIDMVENRVVGIKSREIYETPALLVLIAAHRDLESLTLLADVTHYKRGLEQTYSEMIYQGLWYNPLKEALDAFILKTQERVSGVVRIKFFKGNAIIVGRESQNSIYAPDLATYGAEDQFDHRAAEGFIYVWGLPSKVWAQKIKG; this is translated from the coding sequence ATGGTTCGTGCCAATAAAGTAGTACTAGCTTATTCTGGTGGTGTTGATACATCGGTATGTATCCCTTATTTAATGAACGAATGGGGAATTAAGGAAGTAATTACCCTAGCTGCTGATTTAGGTCAAGGTGAGGAATTAGGTCCAATTCAAGCAAAAGCCCTTCAATGTGGCGCTAAAGAGTCTCTAGTAGCTAATGCTGTGGAAACATTCGTTAAAGATTATGCTTTCCCCTCCATTCAAGCTAATGCACTCTATGAGAATCGTTATCCCTTATCTACAGCTTTAGCTCGTCCCTTAATCGCTAAACTGTTAGTAGATGCAGCTAGGGAATATGGCGCTGATGCGGTGGCTCATGGTTGTACAGGAAAAGGTAATGATCAGGTACGTTTTGACGTAGCGATCATGGCTTTAGCACCAGATTTAAAGGTGTTAGCACCAGCTCGTGAATGGGGGATGAGTCGTGAACAAACTATCGCTTATGGGGAAAAATTTGGTATTGAATCCCCAGTGAAAAAGTCTTCACCTTATAGTATCGATCGCAATTTACTAGGTCGTAGTATTGAAGCAGGACCTCTAGAAGATCCCATGGTAGAGCCTCCCGAAGAGATTTACTTAATGACTAAAGCGATCGCCGATACTCCTGATGAACCAGAATATATTACCATTACTTTTGAACAGGGTATCCCTACTCAACTTGATGGTGTCAGTTTAGATCCTGTGTCCTTAGTTACTCAACTTAACGAAATCGCGGGTAAACATGGAGTAGGACGCATTGATATGGTGGAAAATCGGGTTGTGGGGATTAAATCTCGCGAAATCTACGAAACTCCCGCACTATTAGTGTTAATCGCTGCTCACCGTGATTTAGAGAGTCTCACCCTCTTAGCTGATGTTACTCATTATAAACGCGGTCTTGAACAAACCTATAGTGAAATGATTTACCAAGGACTCTGGTATAATCCTCTCAAAGAAGCTTTAGATGCGTTTATCTTGAAAACACAAGAACGCGTCTCAGGTGTAGTCAGAATTAAATTCTTTAAAGGTAACGCTATCATTGTGGGTCGAGAGTCTCAAAACTCTATCTATGCTCCCGATTTAGCTACCTATGGCGCTGAGGATCAATTTGATCACCGCGCCGCTGAAGGCTTTATCTACGTTTGGGGATTACCTAGCAAAGTCTGGGCACAAAAAATTAAAGGCTAA